The Doryrhamphus excisus isolate RoL2022-K1 chromosome 1, RoL_Dexc_1.0, whole genome shotgun sequence genome includes a window with the following:
- the bglapl gene encoding bone gamma-carboxyglutamate (gla) protein, like, translated as MKTLTILALCALLSVCWATGAVEYEVYVDHDGDHTDDQGVAVDHADTGDNGDNGDNGDNGDNGDNGDSTNSDSSSDSSDSDSDSSDSDSDSDSGSDSNSDSASDSSSSSSSSSSSESASTEESHVVMKRDLAAVMLRRRRQASGVLSPFQLESLREVCELNMGCDELAETQGIVAAYTAYYGPPPF; from the exons ATGAAGACTCTCACCATCCTCGCTCTCTGTGCTCTCCTGTCTGTGTGCTGGGCCACAGGAG CTGTTGAATATGAGGTTTACGTGGATCACGACGGTGATCACACCGACGACCAAGGCGTCGCTGTTGACCATGCTGACACCGGTGACAACGGAGACAACGGAGACAATGGAGACAACGGAGACAACGGAGACAATGGAGATTCAACCAACTCTGACTCATCCTCAGACTCGTCTGATTCAGATTCAGACTCATCTGATTCGGACTCAGATTCCGATTCAGGCTCCGACTCTAACTCCGACTCTGCCTCCgattcttcctcttcctcttcatcttcctcctcatccgAATCAGCCAGTACTGAAG AATCCCACGTGGTCATGAAGCGAGACCTGGCTGCTGTTATGTTGAGGAGAAGACGCCAGGCCTCAGGAGTCCTGTCCCCTTTCCAGCTCGAGAG CCTTAGAGAGGTGTGCGAGCTGAACATGGGCTGCGATGAGCTGGCCGAAACACAGGGCATCGTGGCGGCCTACACCGCCTACTACGGACCCCCTCCCTTCTAA